From Lolium perenne isolate Kyuss_39 chromosome 5, Kyuss_2.0, whole genome shotgun sequence, a single genomic window includes:
- the LOC127301206 gene encoding uncharacterized protein: MAAMGLGRFTHWLWPGTAARVASHELPGTGLTGASFPDFPSGFREPDAVTFSSAAAGGRRGRQRRARSQRRGRGECRVDREYDMVVVPSDGGGCLSGSESDDSDWSIGWLEPQAPEMQTDGDPETGFAVLVPCYRRGRAEQPRAPEGRFLGAGALADGRLSDGKNFVEQWLSSLQN; encoded by the exons ATGGCGGCCATGGGGCTGGGCCGATTCACCCACTGGCTGTGGCCGGGcacggcggcgcgggtggccagcCACGAGCTGCCCGGCACGGGCCTGACGGGCGCCTCCTTCCCGGACTTCCCATCCGGCTTCCGGGAGCCGGACGCCGTCACCTTCTCGAGCGCCGCCGCAGGCGGCCGCCGCGGGCGGCAGCGGAGGGCCAGGAGCCAGCGCCGCGGCCGCGGGGAGTGCAGGGTCGACAGGGAGTACGACATGGTCGTCGTGCCGTCCGACGGCGGCGGGTGCCTGTCCGGGTCGGAGTCCGACGACTCCGACTGGTCCATCGGCTGGCTCGAGCCGCAGGCGCCGGAGATGCAGACGGACGGTGACCCCGAGACCGGCTTCGCCGTCCTCGTGCCCTGCTACCGCCGCGGCCGCGCCGAGCAGCCCAGGGCGCCCGAGGGCCGCTTCCTGGGCGCTGGCGCTCTCGCCGACGGACGCCTCTCTG ATGGAAAGAATTTTGTAGAGCAGTGGCTTTCTTCTCTTCAGAACTGA
- the LOC127298099 gene encoding uncharacterized protein, which translates to MEIARRTRRSPCPSHRRRRSSAAVGRKVRELRRLVPGTAALPADRLLLRTADYIAQLRARVELLRALSELCEGHGHGDTPS; encoded by the coding sequence ATGGAGAtcgcgaggaggacgaggaggtcgCCGTGCCCGAGCCACCGTCGTAGGAGGTCATCGGCGGCGGTGGGGCGGAAGGTGCGTGAGCTGCGGCGGCTGGTTCCCGGAACGGCGGCGCTGCCTGCCGACCGGCTGCTCCTCCGCACGGCCGACTACATCGCCCAGCTCCGCGCCAGGGTCGAGCTCCTCAGGGCGCTGTCGGAGCTCTGCGAAGGCCACGGCCATGGCGACAcccctagctag